A genomic window from Sulfurospirillum multivorans DSM 12446 includes:
- a CDS encoding lipocalin family protein, translated as MTKWIVLCLSTLLVYASELPTVASVDINRYLGRWYEIARFDHRFERGCSRVEAFYTLREDGMIGVKNSCYVADENRTKEANGRAYSVDEKSNSKLKVTFFWPFYGNYWIIDLAEDYRYAVISEPSKEYFWILSRTPEMAQSDIDHILSLATTLGFDTTKLIWRSKTMLTQGAD; from the coding sequence ATGACAAAATGGATTGTGCTCTGCTTGAGCACACTTTTGGTTTACGCTTCAGAACTGCCGACGGTTGCATCTGTTGACATCAATCGTTATCTGGGGCGTTGGTATGAGATCGCACGGTTTGATCATCGTTTTGAGCGTGGCTGCAGTCGTGTTGAAGCCTTTTACACGCTCAGAGAAGATGGCATGATCGGCGTTAAAAACAGCTGTTATGTAGCCGATGAAAATCGTACCAAAGAAGCCAATGGACGCGCTTACAGTGTCGATGAAAAAAGCAATTCTAAACTCAAAGTCACCTTCTTTTGGCCATTTTACGGCAATTATTGGATTATTGATTTAGCCGAAGATTACCGTTATGCGGTTATCAGTGAGCCTAGCAAGGAGTATTTTTGGATCCTTTCGCGCACTCCTGAGATGGCGCAATCTGACATCGACCACATTCTCTCTCTTGCCACGACGCTAGGTTTTGATACCACCAAACTTATTTGGCGTTCAAAAACCATGTTGACGCAAGGTGCAGACTAA
- a CDS encoding LysE family translocator produces the protein MFEPQFFTLTSIYFLALLSPGQDFFLIIKHALSHGYKKAWWSCLGIASGNALYIALAYIGYEFLSRYRMILSLVEMGGAAFLFYLGCLLFFAPKPRLENTLHVNAKMAFKLFVQGLFSAFLNPKNILFYFSLLFTIIQPETALHVKIFYAAWMIALLLVWDIFVAFLFGNQRALKLLPYLFIVQKVVGVGLIGFSLHLASTWFLNAK, from the coding sequence ATGTTTGAGCCTCAGTTTTTCACCCTAACATCCATCTATTTTTTAGCGCTTTTAAGCCCAGGGCAGGACTTTTTTCTCATTATTAAACACGCGCTAAGTCATGGCTACAAAAAGGCGTGGTGGAGTTGTTTGGGGATTGCGAGTGGGAACGCGCTTTACATTGCTTTAGCGTACATTGGGTATGAATTTTTAAGTCGCTACAGGATGATTCTCTCACTCGTTGAAATGGGCGGTGCGGCGTTTTTGTTTTACCTTGGCTGTCTGCTCTTTTTTGCACCCAAACCACGCCTTGAAAATACGTTACATGTAAACGCAAAAATGGCGTTCAAACTCTTTGTACAAGGGCTTTTCTCAGCATTTCTCAATCCTAAAAATATTCTCTTTTATTTCTCTTTGCTTTTTACGATCATTCAGCCTGAGACAGCTTTACATGTAAAGATTTTTTACGCGGCGTGGATGATAGCGTTATTACTCGTGTGGGACATCTTTGTAGCGTTTTTGTTTGGCAATCAAAGAGCGTTAAAACTGCTTCCGTACCTTTTCATTGTGCAAAAAGTGGTAGGCGTTGGGTTGATCGGCTTTAGTCTGCACCTTGCGTCAACATGGTTTTTGAACGCCAAATAA